One genomic window of Cinclus cinclus chromosome 6, bCinCin1.1, whole genome shotgun sequence includes the following:
- the TCP11L1 gene encoding T-complex protein 11-like protein 1 has translation MSQNPDKLNSSEEKLSGLEDDQEENLDNSDQSVRKRIRQCAPGSHRDETPKSSSSRPVSIEELMETAKGVTNMALAHEIVVNGDFQIKPAELPEHSLEKKVRDIVHKAFWDCLEAQLKDDPPTYDHAIKLLGEIKESLLSFLLPGHTRLRNQITEVLDLDLIKQEAENGALDISKLVKFVIGMMGTLCAPARDEDIKKLKDINEIVPLFRAIFSVLDLMKMDMANFAVSSIRPKLMQQSAEYERRKFQEFLEKQPNSLDLVTKWLQEAADDLTKLGHEMLPPHCSDGATGGASALCFTAVQNQAYLKLLKWDHMSRPFPETVLMDQTRFLEIQLELEQLLVVGTVLLVTFSAAGPALIDVPGFAEKIKTIVKVLLTGMHLPSFNLKESLATVGEKVCAEVNSCLSQHGFTPFSAEREAVLKGQIQAVASPDNSICKLIDSRIHKFLENYLASSHQKSLPAIPGGLGPIQRELEEIAAKYIRLVNYNRMVFSPYYDAVLGKILTKEESQIVGKSEES, from the exons ATGTCTCAGAATCCTGACAAGCTAAATTCAAGTGAAGAAAAGCTGAGTGGTTTGGAGGATGATCAGGAGGAAAACTTGGACAATTCAGATCAGTCTGTCCGAAAAAGAATACGGCAGTGTGCTCCAGGGTCACACAGAGATGAGACACCAAAGT CCAGTTCCTCTCGTCCTGTGTCAATAGAAGAGCTCATGGAGACAGCCAAGGGAGTCACCAACATGGCACTGGCACATGAAATTGTGGTGAATGGAGACTTCCAGATAAAACCAGCTGAATTGCCAGAACACAG CTTAGAGAAGAAAGTCAGAGATATTGTGCATAAAGCTTTCTGGGATTGTCTGGAAGCTCAGCTAAAGGATGACCCCCCGACATATGATCATGCAATTAAGCTACTGGGAGAAATTAAAGAG AGTCTTCTGTCTTTCTTGTTGCCTGGTCATACTAGACTGAGAAACCAGATTACAGAAGTTCTTGACCTGGATTTGATAAAACAGGAGGCAGAGAATGGGGCCCTTGACATTTCTAAGTTGGTCAAATTTGTTATTGGGATGATGGGGACTCTCTGTGCTCCAGCTCGAGATGAAGACATTAAGAAACTGAAAGATATTAATGAAATAGTTCCTCTTTTCAG agCAATTTTCTCTGTATTAGACCTAATGAAAATGGATATGGCAAACTTCGCTGTCAGTAGTATTAGGCCAAAATTAATGCAGCAGTCTGCTGAATATGAAAGAAGGAAGTTTCAGGAGTTTCTTGAGAAACAGCCAA ATTCTTTAGACCTTGTCACAAAGTGGTTGCAAGAAGCAGCAGATGATCTTACAAAGCTTGGACATGAAATGTTGCCTCCCCACTGTAGTGATGGTGCCACTGGTGGAGCTTCTGCTTTGTGCTTCACTGCTGTACAAAATCAAGCCTATCTGAAGCTCCTGAAGTGGGATCACATGAGCAGGCCTTTTCCAGAA ACCGTGCTCATGGACCAGACACGCTTCCTGGAgatccagctggagctggagcagctgctcgTGGTGGGGACAGTGCTGCTGGTCACGTTCAGTGCAGCAGGCCCAGCACTCATCGATGTGCCTGGATTTGCTGAGAAAATCAAAACCATCGTCAAGGTGCTGCTGACGGGAATGCATCTTCC CTCCTTTAACCTGAAGGAATCCCTGGCCACTGTGGGGGAGAAGGTATGTGCTGAAGTGAAcagctgcctttcccagcaTGGCTTTACCCCGTTCTCCGCTGAGAGAGAGGCTGTGCTGAAGGGACAGATCCAGGCAGTGGCCAGCCCAGATAACTCCATCTGCAAGCTCATAG attctCGAATTCACAAGTTTCTGGAGAATTATCTTGCATCCAGTCACCAGAAATCATTGCCTGCCATTCCTGGAGGATTAGGCCCTATtcagagggagctggaggagattGCTGCCAAGTACATTCGTCTTGTCAACTACAACAGAATGGTCTTCAGCCCTTACTATGATGCAGTCCTTGGCAAAATACTGACTAAGGAAGAATCCCAAATTGTAGGGAAGTCagaagaatcataa
- the DEPDC7 gene encoding DEP domain-containing protein 7 has protein sequence MATVREKAAALNLSTVCSPAARPPGFSLAQKPFGATFVWSSIISALQTQVEVKKRRQNLKCYHDCFIGSDAVDVVFAHLLQNKYFGDVDISRAKVVRVCQALMDCKVFEAVSTRVFGKDKRSVFEDSSSSLYRFTNASNQPELEKDYQQCTPQRYEKSMLFHSTPFKPESLEDLWEKLSLKPASSPQVNISDSLSRRVINEVWQEQTIARLLQLVDLPLLESLLEHQEIRPQLPQPRKAAGYVITSNYLDREILKAFSDSQTDEWLSAAIDCLEYLPDHMVVDISRNLPDQPDKADSWKLLLFENIGRYYSQKKEPLLGHASEIHLGIAELLVNGKMEQSLEAVQLYLKLLDSQVREEFRRLLYFMAVAAHHSELKLQKESDNRMVVKRTFSKAIINNKNLSRGKTDLLILFLVDNQRDVLKIPGALHKMVSNKLLALQKGQDPSNITGYTFCQKLDEREYRSNTEKTTKDELLSLLKAIDEDSKLSDKERKRLLDQFHSSNPSIFMQYFGDRVANMCV, from the exons ATGGCCACGGTGCGGGAGAAGGCGGCGGCTCTGAACCTCAGCACGGTCTGCAGCCCCGCCGCCAGGCCGCCGG GCTTTAGCTTGGCGCAGAAGCCGTTTGGAGCGACGTTCGTCTGGAGCAGCATTATCAGCGCTCTTCAAACTCAAGTGGAAGTGAAGAAGCGCCGCCAGAACCTGAAGTGTTACCATGACTGCTTCATCGGGTCAGATGCAGTGGATGTTGTCTTTGCCCATCTTCTGCAGAACAAGTATTTTGGGGACGTGGATATTTCCCGAGCTAAGGTGGTTCGTGTGTGCCAAGCGCTGATGGATTGCAAAGTCTTCGAGGCTGTCTCAACCAGGGTCTTTGGGAAAGACAAACGCTCCGTGTTTGAGGACAGCAGTAGCAGCCTCTACAGATTCACAAATGCTTCAAACCAGCCAGAGCTTGAGAAAGATTACCAGCAGTGTACTCCACAGAG ATATGAGAAGAGCATGTTGTTCCACTCTACTCCATTCAAACCAGAAAGCTTGGAGGATCTTTGGGAAAAGCTAAGTCTAAAGCCTGCAAGCAGCCCTCAAGTAAACATCTCGGATAGCTTGTCCCGTCGAG TTATTAATGAAGTGTGGCAAGAACAAACAATTGCTCGCCTGCTGCAGCTGGTGGACCTCCCTCTCCTGGAGTCTCTGCTTGAGCACCAGGAGATCAGACCTCAGCTCCCACAGCCCAGGAAGGCAGCTGGATATGTCATCACAAGTAACTACCTGGACAGAGAGATCCTCAAGGCTTTCAGTGACTCACA GACAGATGAGTGGCTCTCAGCAGCAATTGATTGCTTGGAATATCTTCCTGATCATATGGTGGTGGATATTAGCAGGAACCTGCCTGATCAGCCAGACAAAGCAGATAGCTggaaactgctgctgtttgaaAACATTGGTAGATACTACAGCCAAAAAAAGGAGCCACTCTTAGGCCATGCATCTGAAATTCATTTAGGAATTGCAGAACTGCTAG TGAACGGGAAGATGGAGCAATCTTTAGAAGCTGTTCAGCTCTATTTGAAGCTCCTAGACAGTCAAGTCAGGGAGGAATTCAGGAGACTGCTGTACTTCATGGCTGTTGCAGCACATCATTCTGAGCTGAAGCTACAGAAGGAG AGTGACAACAGGATGGTTGTGAAAAGGACATTCTCTAAAGCTATTATCAACAATAAAAACTTATCCAGAGGGAAAACTGACCTCCTCATCTTGTTCCTTGTTGACAACCAGAGAGATGTGTTAAAG ATCCCAGGGGCACTGCACAAGATGGTCAGCAACAAACTGTTGGCTCTGCAGAAAGGCCAGGATCCCAGCAACATAACAG GTTATACCTTTTGCCAAAAACTTGATGAAAGAGAGTATCGCTCCAACACAGAGAAGACCACAAAAGATGAGCTATTGTCTCTATTGAAAGCTATTGATGAAGATTCAAAGCTCTCTgacaaagagagaaagaggCTGCTAGATCAGTTTCATAGTAGTAATCCAAGTATTTTTATGCAGTATTTTGGAGACAGAGTTGCTAATATGTGTGTGTGA